From Bradyrhizobium sp. AZCC 1610:
AAATCACGGAGAACATAACAGTGGAACCGATTCTTGTTTATGGCTTCCCGGCCGGAAGCTCGATGGGGCTTGTCGCCGCCCTCGAATGGCTTGGCAAACCCTATCGATTGTGCCGGGTCGATATGCTCGGCGAGATGCGCGACCCTTCCTATGCCCGCATCAATGCCCGGCATGAAACGCCGGTCCTGATCACGGATGCAGGGCGGGTGCTGACCGAGACGATGGCGATCGCCGGATGGCTCGAGGCAAGAGACAGCGAGCGGCGCATCAGCTTCGCACCGCTTTCGCCGGAAGCAGACCGGATGCACCAGCTGATGGGCTTTGTTAACTCGGGATTCACCAGCGCGTTCTCGCCGCTATGGGCAGCGATGGAGATGGCGAAACCGAACCCGCAAATGCAGGCATCGCTGCGTGAGTTCGGCGCCGCGCGGGTGATCGAGCGGCATGACAGGCTCGAGGCCATGATCGGGGATCAGCCTTTTCTCATGGGTGAGCGCCCGACGCTGGCCGATGGACTTCTGGTCGGCGTCGCGCGATGGCTCGATTTCCATCAGGTCACTGATCCCTCACGCTGGCCAAAACTCGCCGCCCTGCGCCGGCGCATTGAGGCCGACCCCGCCGTGATCTATGCAACGTCGTTGGAGAATGGCGGCATCGGTTCGGGAACGGGCGCTTGTGCCGGCCACATCCCACTCGCGGATGTTATCGAGCGGTTCGGCGACTGAGGTCACGAGCACGGCCCGGCAGCATCATCCTCGGTGTTGGTAAAAACAAACAGGG
This genomic window contains:
- a CDS encoding glutathione S-transferase family protein, yielding MEPILVYGFPAGSSMGLVAALEWLGKPYRLCRVDMLGEMRDPSYARINARHETPVLITDAGRVLTETMAIAGWLEARDSERRISFAPLSPEADRMHQLMGFVNSGFTSAFSPLWAAMEMAKPNPQMQASLREFGAARVIERHDRLEAMIGDQPFLMGERPTLADGLLVGVARWLDFHQVTDPSRWPKLAALRRRIEADPAVIYATSLENGGIGSGTGACAGHIPLADVIERFGD